DNA from Hippocampus zosterae strain Florida chromosome 18, ASM2543408v3, whole genome shotgun sequence:
gcattgaaaaaaaatggattgaagCAAGCACTCTTTTTTTCGAAATCTCACCAATTTTTCTACAAATCGACAAAGGTCCCGTGACGCAAAGTCAAAGAGGCTCACCAAGACTGAGGCGGGAGCCAACGAGACATCAAACAAGAGGACGGCGGCACAAAGAGGAAGTGGCTGTTTGCGAGGATACATCTCAAATGACGCGTtgatttgtttacttgtttggagACTCAAAACAAGCGAGCAGATCACAATCGCTGTTGACACTTTGCATTACCGGGTCGACTTTACTGAAACCTTCTCACAACACTTTCATTCTCCTTATTTATGATCCACATATGTAGCCTggaagtatttgtttttgaTCAATCCGCATGTTTTGCGCCACAATTTCAGCTAAAATATCCGCTGCTTAAAGTGAGATATTGTTCGGTAATTTAATCAGATGGCacttgcagtaaaaaaaaaaacattacaaacacaaaaacgttAAGAATGCGTCAAACAGGGAATAGTAATATTGGCGTGGTAAAAAGTTTTATTACCGATCCTTTTTCTGCATGTACAAATATCTATAAAAGGTGAACACTTTCACTCTTTTATGTACATTTTTGCAGCAGGAGGTTCACTTTGGGACCGACGAGAGGACAGAGCGGAACAACACAAGAGAGTGAAATTGACCAACGACACATTTATCAATATAATCTGTCCGGCCACCGCCCactaactcccccccccccaccttgcccccccccaaaaatgtcattcatatGCTTCGCAGTCACTTGGATTGGAAATTCCATTTCCTGCATACAGAGTGGGAGGCAGACGGATTTGCATTGCCATGATTCAAACACGGTACGGTCAAACCATGCAACAGACATCATCAAGTACTTCTTCATATTTGTatgatatgtatatatacatgcgtgtgtgtgtatgcacacacaaattatatatatatatattttttttccccctacattttaaaattttgatgTGCAGCTTATGTGACCAAAAATCAAATCGGCAACGGCGAGGCTAAAATTTCAGAGACGGGATGTGTTAAATATTTCCTGCGCGGAATGCGGTTTAGCCTCAAGTCACGCATGACAAAACAAAGAAGGGCACCTGTTTTTCAGCATATGCGAgcgcatgtctgtgtgtgtgtgtgtgtgtgtgtgtgtgtgtgtgtctggggcTACGACACACTCCCGCTATCGCGTCGCCGTCTTTGGAAACAGCCAGAGAAATGACGGGGGGAGAGAAATTGCAACGTAAAGagttttaaaatttaatttgagGACAGGATGCTCACAGCAACAACTTAAGGAGGAGCCTTTGTGTTAAAAGACTTAAAATCCACAAAGAACCCGACAatacacagggggggggggtcataaaaaGCGGGAGGAGGGAGGCATCGAGAAAGCAAGGAAGAATTAGTCAAGGGCCAAAAGCGAGAaacaataccttttttttttgtttgattttttttttctttttaatcatctcGTCTTCTGGCAGGTTTCCTCCATTTGTCTGCATGCAGTGTGAGTGTTTGCACGTGCGTGTTTAGCATTTCACTTTTGATTCCCCTGATATTGCATGGTGGAGTCGTCAAACAGAGGGTTTTTCACCTCCATCTCGCCAGTCTGTGGaggagagcacacacacacacacacacgagtgagTTTTACCGAGTTTGCCAGGGTACACGCTTATCGGCAATCtgacccaatttgagttttttttctcaccctcTCTCGATCCATTGCTGGATGTTTCGAAAAGATTATCACAAATCGAgagggattttttatttttatttatcccAGAAGATCCGCCTGAAAAATGGTTGGGACTGGCGACCGTGAATGTTAAATCTGGGTTTGCCTCCAACCAGAGATAAGCAACTCATCTGTCAATTATTTGGTCAATCTAcagataatttttattttaaattaaaaaaaaaaagtttacaccttttcatgcacaaatGATAATAAAAAACGTCGATCGTTGTTTTTCAGAGTAAAAGGagatgtattgaaaaaaaatgtcttattttgaaaaacacaagCCGTCTGCTTTTGAGGATGATCGGAGGAGTCGGAAGCCATTTTTGGCGAAGCGGCTGAAACGATGAGGATTTGCACAACTTGAAATTCCACGTTCTCAAAATGATGTGTCGGAGTAGGAAAACAACGATCAATTCATTTGCTCGTCGATTAGCTCTCGGCCATGCCGaccgtgcgcgtgcgcgctcaCCGGTGCAAGTCCGGGACATTCGTACACCGTGAAGTCTCCCCCCTCTTCTTCGTCTGAGGTGATCTCGGAGTCAATGACTTTCTGTTCTGGTTTGTGACTGTGAAAAGCAAAAAGAGCGACGGGGATGTTGTTGAATGCAACAAAGGAAagataatgcaaaaaataaaaaataaaaacatactttCCAATGGaaagcatctgctgtttttggTGCTGATAGTGGTACATTTGAGCACTTTGCGCCAGCGTTTTATCACCAATCTGCAgacaaggaggaggaagtgTTAATGTGACACGTTCAAAATAGAAGCCGCCTCAGATCGAgtggcgtccccccccccctagaaGTGAGGTGAGAAATTGAAACTTTCGGTGAGCGCGCCACGTACCGATTTCCCGGCACCCGCGGCGGCGGTCACACCCGCTCCCCTGAAGGCCGGATAGTCCACCTTCTGAGCCATTCGCGATTCTTTCCGCAACCTGCGGAGGACGACCGCAAGTTACTAACAATTGGCGGGACTGAAAAAAGGCGCAGTGAGGATTTCATGCGGTGGCTCACTTGACGTAGCAGACGGTCGCCATGATCAATGCGACGGTGCCGATCACCACGAACAAGGAGATGAcaactgtaattaaaaaaagaaaatgtaagcGGTGGTTAGTTGGACAAGGGATTGattggtgactttttttttttcctgtgccgATATCGAATGCCATGAAACTCACTGATGATGATCTTGTCGTCCTTGTGAGCGTTCTGGatgagcgggccggctcgaccGTCCACTCGGGTGGGCTGCGGCGTGGACGCGTTGCTCAGACTCGCTCGGACGGAGCCGGCAGCGGTGCCGTTGTGGGGCGGCCGGACGTTGCCCGGCCGGCCCTCTTCGGAGGCGGCCATCTTGCTTCCGCCGTTGGCCGAGAAGACGGCGACTGGAGGTGGCGGAGGAATAAAACGATCGAGTATGAAGACAAACGCCACACGATCCGTTTGGTCGCCGGATAGCAAAAGTGCTTACCTGGAGGTTTCAAATGTGTCTTAGGGGGTTCAATGGCGGACACTTCCTGTTTTTCAATGTAAGAGTGGATGAAATCAATCTCTTCATCCAGGTCTGGGTAGACGGGCGCTTTCGCTAAAAGACAAGAGAagaatatttgatttatttacatgCAGGTCCCTCAAACGTTACTGGTGGATTCAAAATACTGCCGCTCTCCTCTGAaccagagggagagagagctcCTCTGACTCACCGCCACTTGCTGCCGCAGCATTTTAAAGTTCCTTTTATACCCAAGTGAACGACTTTGCGCTTGCCCGACTTTAAACGGATCTATTGAAGATAATGTGACTGCCGGTAAAGAAGATTCGAAAGATTATTTTGGCGCCTTATATTAGATGACACAAGGTCCCTTAGTATTCATTGACCCGATTGGAGTGACAAGACGAGGCGTGTGCCTGTGGCTCTCGTCTCATTTGTTTGTTGACTGGTGGGGAAAACGGCAGACAATACAAAACTGATGTTAACAGCCCTTTAGGCCAGACAGTTAGCCACATTCCTGCGATACAGGACGGGTCTCCGGGGCAACCACAGCCTAGTATATACATGCATGcaagtgtgcctgtgtgtgtgtgtggccgggGGAGGAAGCACAGCAGGGGGTCAGGAGCAATCAGCAAAAAAACGTGGCTCATTGGCTCAGTAAATGGGTTACGTTGACAATAGAGCTCAAAGCGGAGCTAATGGCGGCGATCAAAGTGTTCCTGCTATAAAGTCAGCCGGGAATATTCTTAGCATAGCGGAACGGtgaatcgtttaaaaaaaaaagaaggggtaGCGTAACCTCAATTAGGGTGTTGTAACATTATCTGGTGAACGTATCTGGATCGTTGCATGAATGATTACGTGTATAAGTTTCTCCCCCTGCAGAGGGTCAACCCCGAGGATGAGCTAATGTGTACGCTATGACAATCCCGCACTTTCACCGCCGCCTTTGTTCCAGCCCGACCCCCGCCGCGCTCTTGCCGTTTAGCGCGAGCTGCGGCAGGTGTCTGCGTAGGCGGGTTGCGCCATCTGTAACTAGCAGGTGGCTGGGACATCCAGCGGTGGCTGGATTGGAATGCAGTGTTAGCTCTTCCGGTTTTTATTCGCTTTGCGGTATGATCTACCGTGGTAGGTTTCAGAAATACTCAATGATACACTTGCGGTTCATCATCGGAGGCTACTGTACGAGGTCTGTGGGGAACCAGTGTCACAAATTATATATGTcgacacccccgcccccgtgcCGAAAAATTCCCTTCAAAACTAACCCACTTTCCCAGCGTTCTCTGTCCCCATTTATCCGCTGCAGTGATAACGTCGCGGTCATCTTGATGTCATCATCTTAAAACATAGGTCACTTCGATCACCCAGGTGAGctttggaaataaaaataaaataaaataaaacaatcacatGGAGCCATGTCAGGTGAAGAGGGAGTTTACGTCAGCAAGGCAAGGCGCTTCGTGGCCAGGAAGCGTCAGATGCTTGTGGGCAGGTGTGTGTCGTGTTGAAGATTAGAAAAGTGCAAATAGCAGTAAGtggcatactgtacatgtgggCCGCATATGAAGGTGCCATTTGTGGGGGATAAGTGacatcatcattaaaaaaataataataattaaaggaGGGATTGAGTGTAGGTGTGCCGTTGGCCACGCGCTACTTGGGTATGCACACTTTGGGTCACATAAGAGCATGTTGTCACTAGCTCGATAATGAGCCGTAACCCCTTGTGAGTGGCCTCCGGAGGgtagtggtgggggggggggggtctggcttCTCCAAACAAACAGTAAACTGCTCACCAGAAGAGCCACTGACACGCATGTGTTCCGTTATCTTTTCCCACTCAAAAAACAATCACTTCCACCTGCGCAACCTTGAATGCACATGTATCCCGCCGACTCCcccggcacacacacactttttacttcCTTCTTGTTTCTTACTCGTACATCTCGAGCAAAGGGGTGGGGAACCTCTTTTTCCCCACCAAAGGTTATattaaatgcatgaaaaaaaaattgagctttCCTATTCTACAATTTCTCTGTAGTTTAATTCAAATAATTAAACTCATCCATTACATAGTTTCATTACACACAGAGGGAAATATAATTGTTTTCCCTTTCATCATTCTAAGGATTACACAGTCATTTATATTTAATGGAAACCCCAAATTCACCATCTCAAGAGATTATGTTACCGTTTTacgcaaacaaattaaaatgaattttggaATAGAAATTAAATAGGAATTAGTCTGctgaagaacacacacacacgcacacgcacacacagtatgtATGCTTGTCTCCAAGTCAATAAAGGAGCTCTTGGTAGTTTATAGGGGAACtctgctgccctcttgtgggCATTCAGAAGACTGCAGCCATACTCAAAGACAGTACAGTATAGCAAATCCAGGGCAGTACTGCGAGGAGATCTCTAATTGACGTGCTCTTTTCTCTTCTTCACTTGTGCTTTAATGAGAAGGTCGACAAATGGTCGAAAGGGAAgttaagaaagcaaaaaaaggtCACAGACCTGAATGTTAACTTCGTGAGCTTTCACTATTGGGAGAGACAAATGACAACACTGAAACTATAAAATCAAATCCTATTTGGACTCATTAAATGTCCAGAAAATAATTGATTCAgaatgatttcccccccccccccccgagtattCCTTTTAACAAATGAACACCAgatgtcatttttgaaaaatgctaATCGCGACAACGCATTTCTGCATGTTTCTTTGTGACGTCTCCATGTTCACTTGTACATGATGCGACAGCTTAACAGAACGAGGCTTTGCAaaagaaggaggaaaaaaaaaaagaggcgtaACTGGTCAGCTGCTCGAATGTGATACAAAGCAGCCCTGCCCTTAGCACATCTACCTTTACTGGATATGAAGTACGAAGACAGCTTGCAGGCACGGAGACGACGTGTTTGCTGATGGAAGGCCACTCCTGCATGTCAAATACGCGCTGGTTTAACTTTTAGCGAGTGCTGTCCTACCTCCCCTGTGCCGTACTTGCTTCTTAGACTATCTTGTCGAAAGGAGATTCACTTCTCTGTGGTTTTGCCACCAATAATTTGCGCCAAATTTCTACCGTACGCTCTCCTACTGCATTGCCATCTGAATTATTAATCCTCAAACACGCGCACGAGCGCCTCCTAGGTGACCAACGCACGCGCAGTGATCGGTGacacatttcaattttctgCAATTTACGCCGAATgagagtagaaaaaaaacattgattttttGCAGCGTGGCTCTTTCCTAAAACGACATCAGATTTAATCGAGTGAGAGCGAGATCTACGACGCCAAAGCGATTTAAATCGCCAGAGTGCGGGGGCGGTGCACGTGTTTGTTGCAGCAGCAGAAGCAAGGGGAagggccagattaaaaaaagccctgaGAGGATCACATGACACTGCGCCATATTTGCCAGAAACACGAAAGATAGGCCATGGCGGCCGAACGAGCGGGATCACGGGGATGCAGAGAGCAGACAAGAGACATACGAGACAGTGACAGACAGAGGGAATAAAGCCATCAAGCCAAGATGGAtcagcaaggggggggggggggaatcaatagGCGATCCAACAGGAGAGAGCTTGGCTGAGAGGAAGGAAGCTCTGTGCGATAACATTCAAAATAGATAGCAGCCGTGGAAGAAAACAAACGTATTATTTATCTTGgctcaattatttttaattaatacaacccgccccaccccccaaattgCAGTTCACAATTTATTAACTCACTGAACGTACTTTTTCTGCTCTTTCTGTGATCCTTTAGGTCGCCACAAGATGCCGCCAAAGTTCTGGctaaataggaaagtagtaatagGGCCGTCAAGTGTAGCAATATTTCGTGGTGGCCATGTTTTGCCTGGGTTGTTAGCAGAGAGCTTTAAGTGTCTTCGGCGcatgtttaattttttattctttcaaaaTGACAGCTGTGAAAACTATTTTTGTGGCCAACTTTTACCCTACCATGATGTCCTTTTCAGTTGACAGtaaatggcaaaatggccgacccCGTTGCTTAGCTGCTTCATTTGTATCCCACGAGCACAATATTGATCAGAATGTTATCAGGGGCGTATAGAATatattaatggaaaaaaaatgattgtctGGACTTCTCCctttggaaaacaacaaaacgaaGAATCTATCCAAGTCAATGTTTATTTAAAAGCTAAGGCACTGGCTTTTGTATACTCCTCTAGCTTCAGCACTAATGAGGTTTGCCTTAAGGTGTGTCTGCTTGAGCAGAAATAACTGCAGCTCATCACGGTTCCTTCCTGAAAAATGTTATGACTGAGTAATGAGAAAGCTCTGTGCAATCTGAAAATGTCAAGCTAGTCTCTGGTGGGAAGCAGACATATTGCCGGGACAGAGACGCCATTTGAGTCGGGCTAATCGTGCTCTTACCTGAATCTTGCTTCCTGCCATTGGTCGGCTTAGCATGTGCATCGAGTTAAAAACGGGGCTTCctttcaaaatgaaaagttgcatttttacGGCGCCGAAGCTATCGTGGGTAATTTTTACCCAGTGAGTAATTGGATCAAAGTAGATTCTATTGGTTTGAAAATAACACCAATACACAAAACCATAAAATGGATGCGACGTACAGATATTACTTTTGCCCATTTGTGAGGCCAGTTGGGTGTTGTTGGCTCAGGTTAGCGGCTAGCTGTTACCTAGCTAAATGTCACGTCTAACCGTCGTGGGCCATGGAAGCAAGCGCATGAATTTGCTCacgatgttatttttttgttcatttaagtGACTTTGATAGCCCTtaaccacgtgtgtgtgtgtgtgtgtgtgtgtgagggagggggggggcttacaATAGTGCTACGCTAAATAAAACAAGCTAAAGATGTTGATGTTGCCTTGTGTCGGCAGTCTTAaacgttgtacttttttttcttggttttttttttgggtgtgaaaTAACCCCTAAAAGGAAATGATCTGCCTTTTACACACTCTTCCGTCCTGGCTGCACGGAGTGGTGcatgcacccacactcacaaaaCCTTTGTTAGCCAATGAATCGTTTCAGCCCGACTGTGCTCAAAAGGGAATCACCAAATCTACGTGGGGCGACATTCGTGTCTTCATACCGTGGTGACGATATCTCTTTTTGATCACGCAGCGACCCATCTCATCCTCCACCAGAACGGAGAGGCACGGGCCACAGGTGGTGAAGCCAGGCCGGCACAGGTAGCGTCCCTGTTTGGCACAGTCGATGTGGTGAGGGCAGGTTCTTCTGGCTGAAAGAGATGCCGGCACGCTTGATCAGAATGTGGCACGCATGAAATGTTGTGTGATGAATTCAATATTGCGTTGAGGTTCGACTGCGGTGAATCCTGTCTGCTCACATTCTAAGAGCGTTTATGTGAGTGCCATGTCAGAAATTCACTGAGGTTTAAAGTGATGTTATCAAAGTTTCTTGAGAAGTGAGGTTGAGTGGCGGAGGAAAGAttgaatcatattttatttattgtgaaaACTAATAGTGGATCAACTTAAATCGTATCCAAAGTCTAATCTTGATTTCTACTTGAACCTATTTGCCCCAGTTTGACACCAGCACTGCTTACATACCTCTTATCAATCTACACCACT
Protein-coding regions in this window:
- the npdc1a gene encoding neural proliferation differentiation and control protein 1a codes for the protein MLPLSSPRSEHQRRASTLLLAAVVLCVFRSAASLPARRTCPHHIDCAKQGRYLCRPGFTTCGPCLSVLVEDEMGRCVIKKRYRHHAKAPVYPDLDEEIDFIHSYIEKQEVSAIEPPKTHLKPPVAVFSANGGSKMAASEEGRPGNVRPPHNGTAAGSVRASLSNASTPQPTRVDGRAGPLIQNAHKDDKIIIIVISLFVVIGTVALIMATVCYVKLRKESRMAQKVDYPAFRGAGVTAAAGAGKSIGDKTLAQSAQMYHYQHQKQQMLSIGNHKPEQKVIDSEITSDEEEGGDFTVYECPGLAPTGEMEVKNPLFDDSTMQYQGNQK